Below is a window of Planococcus rifietoensis DNA.
TTGAACTTGACGATTGTCGATTCCAAAGCAGCTTCACTCGGCTACGGACTGCTCGTCAAAGAAGCCGTAAAATTGCGCAATGCCGGTGAAAACCATGATGCGATCATCCAAAAAGTGCGTTTCAAGGCCGACCATCTCGAAAGCTTGTTCACGGTTGAAGATCTGGATTACATGGCGAAAGGCGGCCGCATTTCAAAAGGCAGCGCATTCGTCGGCGGCTTATTGAATATCAAGCCTTTGCTTCATGTTGAAGACGGCAAGCTCGTACCGATCGAAAAATTGCGTGGCCGCAAAAAAGTCCTCAAGCGGATGATCGAGCTGATGAAAGAACGCGGCAGTAATTTGGATCAGCAAGTGATTGCCATCAGCCATGCCGATGACTTGGAGTTTGCGAACGCACTGAAAGATGAAATCGAAGCTGCCTACAACCCGAAAGAAATCGAAGTTCACATGGTCGGTTCCGTGATCGGCGCCCATACTGGACCTGGCACGCTCGCCTTGTTCTTCTTTAATAAAACCGATTGAGGAGTGGACTATTGATGAAAAAAGTGATTATAGTCGGTGCGGTAGGCGGCGGTGCAACTGCAGCGGGTCAACTACGTTTCTATGACAAGGACATGAGCATCACGGTATACGACCGGGATTCGACAATGTCCTATGCTGCTTGTGGAACACCGTATGTCATTGGCGAGGTCATTGAAGATGAGACTTCGATCCTGATGGCCGACCCGGAACAGTTCCAGCAAAAACGCAATATCGATGTCAGGCTCGAACACGAAGTTGTGGAAATTCTCCGGCCGGAGAAAAAAATTCGCGTCCGCAACTTAAAGACTGGCGACGAATTCCACGATTCCTATGACGCGTTGATTTTGTCTCCGGGCGGCAGCGCCATCATGCCGGATATTGAAGGCTCACAGAACAGCCATGTATTTACGCTGCGCAGCTATGGCGATATGCAAGCCATCCATTCCTATATCCAAAGCGAAAAGCCCTCCCATTGCGTCGTTTCGGGTGCCGGATTCATCGGGCTTGAAATGGCTGAGAACCTTAAACATCTGGGGCTGGAAGTTGATATCGTCCATAAGTCGAGCGCCATTCTATCGATTTTGGATGAGGATCTATCACAGCTTCTGCATGCGGAACTGGAGAAAAATGGCGTTGAAGTCCATACCGAAACCGTCATTGAAAAAATCGATGATCGAAGCGTTCAGTTGTCCGATGGTAAGAATCTGGAAACCGACTTTATCATCATGAGCATCGGCTTGAAACCGAATACCGCACTCGCTGAAAATGCCGGCCTCAGCATCGGTGAAACCGGGGGCATTTGTACCAACGACTTTATGCAGACCGATGATGAATCGATTTATGCCATCGGGGATGCATCGGAGAAT
It encodes the following:
- a CDS encoding DegV family protein — translated: MRLFADSASDLPKAFFEQEHVVLFPLRVHIGDAEYEDIRTIDSMKVYDAIRSGVHPKTSQASPEEMLKAFEQLAKDKEDGFYIAFSSELSGTYATAVMVADQVREEYPDLNLTIVDSKAASLGYGLLVKEAVKLRNAGENHDAIIQKVRFKADHLESLFTVEDLDYMAKGGRISKGSAFVGGLLNIKPLLHVEDGKLVPIEKLRGRKKVLKRMIELMKERGSNLDQQVIAISHADDLEFANALKDEIEAAYNPKEIEVHMVGSVIGAHTGPGTLALFFFNKTD
- a CDS encoding CoA-disulfide reductase encodes the protein MKKVIIVGAVGGGATAAGQLRFYDKDMSITVYDRDSTMSYAACGTPYVIGEVIEDETSILMADPEQFQQKRNIDVRLEHEVVEILRPEKKIRVRNLKTGDEFHDSYDALILSPGGSAIMPDIEGSQNSHVFTLRSYGDMQAIHSYIQSEKPSHCVVSGAGFIGLEMAENLKHLGLEVDIVHKSSAILSILDEDLSQLLHAELEKNGVEVHTETVIEKIDDRSVQLSDGKNLETDFIIMSIGLKPNTALAENAGLSIGETGGICTNDFMQTDDESIYAIGDASENFDLITGDPKRVPLAVPAHRQAFLVAQHITGNPIPKKGLLGTSALKVFGLDAAMTGLTETAIKEKGLTAKTVSHTGNSNAGYYPDHEKLTLKVHYNPETRQILGAQCVGGKGVDKRIDVIATAIYGGLTVDDLQALELCYAPPFSSPKDPVNMIGYKAFD